In a genomic window of Streptomyces sp. SJL17-4:
- a CDS encoding Ig-like domain-containing protein, which produces MEKRVMTDGKRRRRSLAAAAAVLSGVLVLSACSDEDKAGTSGSATPQSQAQVDEAAAQKTSKAKITISPKNGAQNASINNDAKVAVTDGKLTEVVMTSAEGEAVKGEIAADGLSWKPSGQLDRATVYKIAATATDAEGLEAHENSSFTTVSKANSFIGNFTPEDGSTVGVGMPVSINFNKAITDKEAVQAGITVTSSAGQEVVGHWFDGTRLDFRPDKYWTEGSTVTLKLDLDGVEGADGVFGVQQKTVTFKIGRNQVSTVDVATKTMTVTQDGKTIKTIPISAGSPENPTYNGQMVISEKFKETRMNGATVGFTDDDGKGEYDIKDVPHAMRLSTSGTFIHGNYWGPDSIFGSANTSHGCVGLNDVKGAGDPNQQAAWLYDHSIVGDVVIVKNSKDKTIAPSNGLNGWNMSWADWKAGSAV; this is translated from the coding sequence ATGGAGAAGCGTGTGATGACGGACGGCAAGCGCCGCCGCAGGAGCCTGGCCGCCGCGGCCGCCGTGCTCAGCGGTGTGCTGGTGCTCTCGGCGTGCAGCGACGAGGACAAGGCGGGCACCTCCGGTTCCGCGACGCCGCAGTCACAGGCCCAGGTCGACGAGGCGGCCGCGCAGAAGACCTCCAAGGCGAAGATCACGATCTCGCCGAAGAACGGCGCGCAGAACGCCTCCATCAACAACGACGCCAAGGTCGCCGTCACCGACGGCAAGCTCACCGAGGTCGTCATGACCTCCGCCGAGGGCGAGGCCGTCAAGGGCGAGATAGCCGCCGACGGCCTGAGCTGGAAGCCGAGCGGTCAGCTCGACCGCGCCACGGTCTACAAGATCGCCGCCACCGCCACGGACGCGGAGGGCCTGGAGGCGCACGAGAACTCCTCGTTCACCACGGTCTCCAAGGCCAACAGCTTCATCGGCAACTTCACGCCGGAGGACGGCTCGACCGTCGGCGTCGGCATGCCGGTCTCGATCAACTTCAACAAGGCGATCACCGACAAGGAGGCCGTCCAGGCCGGCATCACGGTGACCTCCAGCGCCGGCCAGGAGGTCGTCGGGCACTGGTTCGACGGCACGCGCCTCGACTTCCGTCCGGACAAGTACTGGACCGAGGGCTCGACCGTCACCCTCAAGCTCGACCTCGACGGCGTCGAGGGCGCCGACGGCGTCTTCGGCGTCCAGCAGAAGACCGTCACCTTCAAGATCGGCCGCAACCAGGTCTCCACCGTCGACGTCGCCACCAAGACCATGACGGTCACCCAGGACGGCAAGACGATCAAGACCATCCCGATCTCCGCCGGCTCCCCGGAGAACCCGACCTACAACGGTCAGATGGTGATCTCCGAGAAGTTCAAGGAGACCCGGATGAACGGCGCGACCGTCGGCTTCACCGACGACGACGGCAAGGGCGAGTACGACATCAAGGACGTGCCGCACGCCATGCGCCTGTCCACGTCGGGCACGTTCATCCACGGCAACTACTGGGGCCCGGACTCGATCTTCGGCTCGGCCAACACCAGCCACGGCTGCGTCGGCCTGAACGACGTCAAGGGCGCCGGCGACCCGAACCAGCAGGCCGCCTGGCTGTACGACCACTCGATCGTCGGCGACGTCGTGATCGTCAAGAACTCCAAGGACAAGACGATCGCCCCGAGCAACGGCCTCAACGGCTGGAACATGAGCTGGGCGGACTGGAAGGCCGGCTCGGCGGTCTGA
- the hutH gene encoding histidine ammonia-lyase produces MQTVVLGTSGTTPQDVIDVARHGARVELSPEAVEALAAARNIVDALAAKPEPVYGVSTGFGALATRHIGHELRAQLQRNIVRSHAAGMGPRVEREVVRALMFLRLKTVASGHTGVRPEVAQTMADVLNAGITPVVHEYGSLGCSGDLAPLSHCALALMGEGDAEGPDGELRPAGELLAAHGIAPVELKEKEGLALLNGTDGMLGMLIMALADLDTLYKSADITAALSLEALLGTEKVLEPELHAIRPHPGQAASAANMLAVLKGSELTGHFQSGEAPRVQDAYSVRCAPQVAGAGRDTMAHALLVAERELAAAVDNPVVLPDGQVRSNGNFHGAPVAYVLDFLAIAAADLGSIAERRTDRLLDKNRSHGLPPFLADDAGVDSGLMIAQYTQAALVSEMKRLAVPASADSIPSSAMQEDHVSMGWSAARKLRTAIGNLNRIIAVELYAATRGIELRHGLSPAPASAAAIEALRAAGVQGPGPDRFLAPDLAAADTFVREGKLLAAVEPVTGPLA; encoded by the coding sequence ATGCAGACAGTCGTCCTCGGCACGTCCGGCACGACCCCGCAGGACGTCATCGACGTCGCCCGCCACGGCGCCCGCGTCGAGCTGTCGCCCGAGGCCGTGGAGGCCCTGGCCGCCGCCCGCAACATCGTCGACGCGCTCGCCGCCAAGCCCGAGCCCGTCTACGGGGTCTCCACCGGCTTCGGCGCGCTCGCCACCCGGCACATCGGCCATGAGCTCCGCGCCCAGCTCCAGCGCAACATCGTCCGCTCGCACGCCGCCGGCATGGGCCCCCGCGTCGAGCGCGAGGTCGTCCGCGCCCTGATGTTCCTGCGGCTCAAGACCGTCGCCTCCGGCCACACCGGCGTCCGTCCCGAGGTCGCCCAGACCATGGCCGACGTCCTCAACGCCGGCATCACCCCGGTCGTGCACGAGTACGGCTCCCTCGGCTGCTCCGGCGACCTCGCCCCGCTCTCCCACTGCGCCCTCGCCCTGATGGGGGAAGGGGACGCCGAGGGTCCCGACGGTGAGCTGCGGCCCGCCGGCGAGCTGCTCGCCGCCCACGGCATCGCGCCCGTCGAGCTCAAGGAGAAGGAGGGCCTCGCCCTCCTCAACGGCACCGACGGCATGCTCGGCATGCTGATCATGGCCCTCGCCGACCTCGACACCCTCTACAAGTCGGCCGACATCACCGCCGCGCTCTCCCTCGAAGCCCTCCTCGGCACCGAGAAGGTCCTCGAGCCCGAGCTGCACGCCATCCGCCCGCACCCGGGCCAGGCCGCCTCCGCCGCCAACATGCTGGCCGTGCTCAAGGGCTCCGAGCTCACCGGCCACTTCCAGAGCGGCGAGGCCCCCCGCGTCCAGGACGCCTACTCGGTGCGCTGCGCCCCGCAGGTCGCCGGCGCCGGCCGCGACACCATGGCCCACGCCCTGCTCGTCGCCGAGCGCGAGCTGGCCGCCGCCGTCGACAACCCGGTGGTCCTCCCCGACGGCCAGGTCCGCTCCAACGGCAACTTCCACGGCGCCCCCGTCGCGTACGTCCTCGACTTCCTCGCCATCGCCGCCGCCGACCTCGGCTCCATCGCCGAGCGCCGCACCGACCGGCTCCTCGACAAGAACCGCTCGCACGGCCTGCCGCCCTTCCTCGCCGACGACGCCGGCGTCGACTCGGGCCTGATGATCGCCCAGTACACGCAGGCCGCCCTGGTCAGCGAGATGAAGCGGCTCGCCGTCCCGGCCTCCGCCGACTCCATCCCGTCCTCCGCGATGCAGGAGGACCACGTCTCCATGGGCTGGTCCGCCGCCCGCAAGCTGCGCACCGCGATCGGCAACCTCAACCGGATCATCGCCGTCGAGCTGTACGCCGCCACCCGCGGCATCGAGCTCCGTCACGGCCTGTCCCCGGCACCCGCCTCCGCCGCGGCCATCGAGGCGCTGCGCGCGGCCGGCGTCCAGGGCCCCGGCCCGGACCGGTTCCTCGCCCCCGACCTGGCGGCCGCCGACACCTTCGTACGCGAAGGAAAGCTGCTCGCCGCGGTGGAGCCGGTCACCGGCCCGCTGGCGTAG
- a CDS encoding DinB family protein, which yields MTSELERPPLQADERTALIGWLDLQRQILRWKCEGLSDEDAHRSVIPTSPAMTMAGLLSHARWTEHTWLEVLFLGGDEKLNPAFDESAEDTDWHTDGRSLADLLAEYEAQCARSNEIVAAASLDDVGRHTGYRSGGANLRWMLIHLVEETGRHAGHADIIRELLDGAKGYY from the coding sequence ATGACTTCTGAACTGGAACGTCCCCCGCTTCAAGCGGACGAACGCACCGCGCTCATCGGCTGGTTGGACCTTCAGCGGCAGATCCTGCGCTGGAAGTGCGAGGGGCTGAGCGACGAGGACGCGCACCGTTCGGTCATCCCGACCTCGCCGGCCATGACGATGGCCGGTCTCCTCTCCCACGCGCGCTGGACCGAACACACCTGGCTGGAGGTGCTGTTCCTCGGCGGCGACGAGAAGCTGAACCCGGCGTTCGACGAGTCGGCCGAGGACACCGACTGGCACACCGACGGCCGCTCCCTCGCCGACCTCCTCGCGGAGTACGAGGCCCAGTGCGCCCGCAGCAACGAGATCGTCGCGGCGGCGTCCCTCGACGACGTCGGCCGCCACACCGGCTACCGCTCCGGCGGCGCCAACCTCCGCTGGATGCTCATCCACCTTGTCGAGGAGACGGGCCGCCACGCGGGCCACGCGGACATCATCCGCGAACTGCTCGACGGCGCGAAGGGCTACTACTGA
- a CDS encoding DNA-binding protein, with translation MARRKLSHEGTLVLDCEGLSKLLADDETVVAMVMEARSRGMEVVISAPTVIEAVHARTNKARLNWALSGLRVVPVGDEEARAASVLLVAAGLHGHKYAIDAAVAEAALRQQRPVVMLTSDVDDMTMLCDGRVRLVAV, from the coding sequence GTGGCCCGCCGCAAGCTGAGTCACGAGGGGACACTCGTCCTCGACTGCGAGGGGCTCTCCAAGCTGCTGGCCGACGACGAGACCGTGGTGGCCATGGTCATGGAGGCGCGCTCGCGCGGCATGGAAGTCGTGATCTCCGCACCGACCGTCATCGAAGCCGTCCACGCGCGGACGAACAAGGCCCGCCTGAACTGGGCGCTGTCCGGCCTGCGCGTCGTACCGGTGGGTGACGAGGAGGCGAGGGCGGCCTCGGTGCTGCTGGTGGCGGCCGGCCTCCACGGCCACAAGTACGCCATCGACGCGGCCGTGGCCGAGGCCGCCCTGCGGCAGCAGCGTCCCGTGGTCATGCTGACGTCCGATGTCGACGACATGACCATGCTGTGCGATGGCCGCGTTCGACTCGTCGCCGTGTGA
- a CDS encoding S1 RNA-binding domain-containing protein: MGMDMEMHWQSESPELWAFLESLDPGEILSGTVAAIERFGVFVALDDGPDHPTLPGVGFIVIPELSWRYFDAPTDVVEVGQRVACEFLQFDTYNAEARLSLKALQPDPLRAFADRTEVGQELRGTVDRVMPFGVFVDIGDGLVGLVPFEGIRIDGGQISGRAVAGAADAFPTCGEISVVVTAIERPQRRVRLALPRSPSPLQSR; encoded by the coding sequence ATGGGCATGGACATGGAAATGCACTGGCAGTCGGAGAGCCCCGAGCTCTGGGCGTTCCTGGAGTCACTGGACCCCGGCGAGATCCTGTCCGGTACGGTCGCGGCGATCGAACGGTTCGGGGTGTTCGTGGCCTTGGACGACGGGCCCGACCATCCCACGCTGCCCGGCGTGGGGTTCATCGTGATCCCTGAACTGTCCTGGCGGTACTTCGACGCTCCGACCGACGTCGTAGAGGTCGGACAGCGCGTCGCGTGCGAGTTCCTCCAGTTCGACACCTACAACGCCGAGGCCAGGCTGTCCCTGAAGGCCCTGCAGCCCGACCCCCTCCGGGCCTTCGCCGACCGGACTGAGGTGGGCCAGGAACTGCGCGGGACGGTCGACAGGGTGATGCCCTTCGGCGTCTTCGTCGACATCGGGGACGGACTCGTCGGGCTGGTGCCCTTCGAGGGGATCCGCATCGACGGAGGCCAGATCTCGGGCAGGGCCGTGGCCGGTGCGGCGGACGCCTTCCCGACCTGCGGCGAGATCTCCGTCGTCGTCACGGCCATCGAACGGCCGCAGCGCAGGGTGCGCCTCGCTTTGCCCCGCAGCCCGTCGCCGCTCCAGAGCCGCTGA
- a CDS encoding sensor domain-containing diguanylate cyclase, with amino-acid sequence MGEDGRLRAVVALAQGMAAAHTPREFWRAAALGACEGLDGTFAALSVWQRDHGRLKVLVNAGERALGEEEFPDSETYPVHQFPEITEFLHEQWAGGGEPDAWVETADDPVRTGRVAGLRRRGRGCCVVAPIVLHGRAWGELYVARPPAAKPFTRADADFATVLAAVVAAGIAQAERLEEVRKLAFTDPLTGLANRRAVDTRLDEAIERYRVDGSVVSLMVCDLNGLKRVNDTHGHAVGDRLLERFGSVLSRCGAMLPGALAARLGGDEFCLLTVGPTADEVVAVAEELCVRAAELELGEGVACGVASTGDPIGPLRSARRLFRLADAAQYQAKAARSTKPVVAGRDGAVVRLADAPPGARDRRRFRDAPPVDPPREHPPEGS; translated from the coding sequence ATGGGTGAGGACGGACGGCTGCGGGCCGTAGTGGCGCTGGCGCAGGGGATGGCGGCGGCGCACACTCCACGCGAGTTCTGGCGGGCGGCGGCGCTCGGGGCCTGCGAAGGCCTCGACGGCACCTTCGCCGCCCTCTCCGTCTGGCAGCGGGACCACGGCCGCCTCAAGGTCCTCGTGAACGCCGGGGAGCGAGCCCTGGGCGAGGAGGAGTTCCCGGACTCGGAGACGTATCCGGTGCACCAGTTTCCCGAGATCACCGAGTTCCTGCACGAGCAGTGGGCGGGCGGCGGGGAGCCGGACGCCTGGGTGGAGACCGCCGACGACCCGGTGCGGACGGGCCGGGTGGCGGGTCTGCGGCGACGCGGGCGGGGCTGCTGCGTCGTGGCCCCGATCGTGCTGCACGGGCGCGCGTGGGGCGAGCTGTACGTGGCCCGCCCACCGGCGGCGAAACCTTTCACCCGCGCGGACGCCGACTTCGCCACCGTCCTGGCGGCGGTGGTCGCGGCGGGCATCGCCCAGGCGGAACGCCTGGAGGAGGTCCGCAAACTCGCCTTCACCGACCCTCTGACGGGACTGGCCAACCGGCGGGCCGTCGACACCCGCCTGGACGAGGCCATCGAGCGCTACCGGGTGGACGGCTCCGTCGTCAGCCTGATGGTCTGCGACCTGAACGGCCTCAAGCGGGTCAACGACACCCATGGCCACGCGGTCGGCGACCGCCTTCTCGAACGGTTCGGCTCCGTCCTCTCCCGCTGCGGCGCCATGCTCCCCGGCGCCCTCGCGGCCCGGCTCGGCGGCGACGAGTTCTGCCTTCTGACGGTCGGCCCGACGGCGGACGAGGTGGTCGCGGTCGCGGAGGAGCTGTGCGTACGGGCCGCGGAGCTGGAACTCGGCGAGGGCGTGGCCTGCGGGGTGGCGTCGACCGGTGACCCGATCGGCCCGCTCAGGTCGGCGCGCCGCCTCTTCCGGCTCGCGGACGCGGCCCAGTACCAGGCCAAGGCGGCGCGCTCGACGAAGCCGGTGGTGGCGGGCCGCGACGGCGCGGTCGTCCGCCTCGCGGACGCGCCCCCCGGGGCCCGCGACCGCCGCCGCTTCAGGGACGCGCCACCGGTGGACCCGCCACGCGAGCACCCGCCTGAGGGCTCCTGA
- a CDS encoding enoyl-CoA hydratase-related protein: MSEQRFGEFVVVRKDGDGHVAELVLDRPKAMNAVSSEMARSLGAACEALAADASVRVTVLTSSNDRAFCVGADLKERNTFTDAELVRQRPTARAAYTGVLELPMPTVAAVHGFALGGGFELALACDVIVADATAVVGLPEVSVGVIPGGGGTQLLPRRVGAARAAELVFTARRVEAAEARELGLVDLLGEDARTAALELAGRIAANSPVGLRAAKKAMRLGQGLDLRAGLEVEDAAWRSVAFSGDRAEGVAAFNEKRKPNWPGE, translated from the coding sequence ATGTCCGAGCAGCGCTTCGGTGAGTTCGTGGTGGTCCGGAAGGACGGGGACGGGCACGTCGCCGAGCTGGTCCTCGACCGGCCCAAGGCGATGAACGCCGTCTCCTCCGAGATGGCCCGCTCCCTCGGCGCCGCCTGTGAGGCGCTCGCCGCCGACGCCTCCGTCCGCGTCACCGTGCTGACCTCCTCGAACGACCGGGCCTTCTGCGTCGGCGCCGACCTCAAGGAGCGCAACACCTTCACCGACGCCGAGCTGGTCCGCCAGCGGCCGACCGCCCGCGCCGCCTACACCGGCGTCCTGGAGCTGCCCATGCCGACCGTCGCCGCCGTGCACGGCTTCGCCCTCGGCGGCGGCTTCGAGCTGGCGCTCGCCTGCGACGTGATCGTGGCCGACGCGACCGCCGTGGTCGGTCTCCCCGAGGTGTCCGTGGGCGTCATCCCGGGCGGCGGCGGTACGCAGCTGCTGCCGCGCCGGGTGGGCGCGGCGCGCGCGGCGGAACTGGTCTTCACGGCCCGCCGGGTGGAGGCGGCGGAGGCCCGCGAGCTGGGTCTGGTCGACCTGCTGGGCGAGGACGCGCGGACGGCGGCGCTGGAGCTGGCCGGCCGGATCGCGGCCAACTCGCCGGTCGGGCTGCGGGCGGCGAAGAAGGCCATGCGGCTGGGGCAGGGCCTCGACCTGCGGGCGGGCCTCGAGGTCGAGGACGCGGCCTGGCGTTCGGTGGCGTTCTCGGGGGACCGCGCGGAGGGTGTCGCGGCCTTCAACGAGAAGCGGAAGCCGAACTGGCCCGGCGAGTAG
- a CDS encoding adenylate/guanylate cyclase domain-containing protein — MTVDDENEGGAPEPPTYPTPHHEVDHTAEPSDDPLAIRLEQLILGADRRYTPFQAARTAGVSMELASRFWRAMGFADIGQAKALTEADVLALRRLAGLVEAGLLSEPMAVQVARSTGQTTARLAEWQIDSFLEGLTEPPEPGMTRTEVTYPLVELLLPELEEFLIYVWRRQLAAATGRVLVQAADDEEMVDRRLAVGFADLVGFTRLTRRLEEEELGELVEAFETTCADLVAAHGGRLIKTLGDEVLYAADDAGTAAEIALRLIETLSHDETMPALRVGIAFGTVTTRMGDVFGTTVNLASRLTSIAPKDAVLVDGALAEELSRTGEAPVSETEAAEEAARAEKEGRKATTYRFALQPMWQRPVRGLGVVEPWLLTRRPT; from the coding sequence GTGACCGTCGACGACGAGAACGAGGGCGGCGCGCCCGAGCCTCCCACGTACCCCACCCCCCATCACGAGGTCGACCACACGGCCGAGCCGAGCGACGATCCGCTCGCCATCCGCCTCGAACAGCTCATCCTCGGCGCGGACCGTCGCTACACCCCCTTCCAGGCCGCCCGCACGGCCGGCGTCTCCATGGAACTCGCCTCCCGCTTCTGGCGCGCCATGGGCTTCGCCGACATCGGCCAGGCCAAGGCGCTCACCGAGGCCGACGTCCTCGCGCTGCGCCGGCTGGCCGGTCTCGTCGAGGCCGGGCTGCTCAGCGAGCCGATGGCCGTGCAGGTCGCCCGTTCCACCGGACAGACCACCGCCCGGCTCGCCGAATGGCAGATCGACTCCTTCCTGGAGGGCCTGACCGAGCCGCCCGAGCCCGGCATGACCCGCACCGAGGTCACGTATCCGCTGGTCGAGCTGCTGCTGCCCGAGCTGGAGGAGTTCCTCATCTACGTCTGGCGGCGGCAGCTCGCCGCCGCCACCGGCCGGGTGCTCGTGCAGGCCGCCGACGACGAGGAGATGGTCGACCGGCGGCTCGCGGTCGGCTTCGCCGACCTGGTCGGCTTCACCCGGCTGACCCGCCGCCTGGAGGAGGAGGAGCTCGGCGAGCTCGTCGAGGCCTTCGAGACGACCTGCGCCGACCTGGTCGCCGCGCACGGCGGCCGGCTCATCAAGACCCTCGGCGACGAGGTGCTGTACGCCGCCGACGACGCCGGTACGGCCGCCGAGATCGCCCTGCGCCTGATCGAGACCCTCAGCCACGACGAGACGATGCCCGCGCTGCGCGTCGGCATCGCCTTCGGCACCGTGACGACCCGGATGGGCGACGTCTTCGGCACGACCGTGAACCTCGCGAGCCGGCTCACCTCGATAGCGCCGAAGGACGCCGTCCTCGTCGACGGCGCGCTCGCGGAGGAGCTGTCCAGGACGGGTGAGGCGCCCGTCTCGGAGACGGAGGCGGCCGAGGAGGCCGCCCGCGCGGAGAAGGAGGGCCGCAAGGCCACCACGTACCGCTTCGCGCTCCAGCCGATGTGGCAGCGCCCCGTCCGCGGCCTCGGCGTCGTCGAACCCTGGCTCCTGACCCGCCGCCCGACCTAG
- a CDS encoding biotin--[acetyl-CoA-carboxylase] ligase: MTSSQGSGGPWSDLDRPPLNAPALRRALVLPDGLWTSLDVVTSTGSTNSDLTARADELPEGAVLVAEEQTSGRGRLDRDWTAPARSGLFVSVLLKPEVPVHRWGWLPLLTGVAAATGLAKAAGVDMSLKWPNDLLVSVAGEERKTGGILAERAGADAIVVGLGINVTLREDELPVPAAGSLLLAGAVSTDRDTLLRAVLRSLAEWYGDWVRADGDPAESGLQAAYAAGCATLGRRVRAELPGERMLEGEAVALDGDGRLVVATEGGGTEAVGAGDIVHLRT, from the coding sequence ATGACGTCCTCCCAAGGCTCCGGCGGACCCTGGTCCGACCTCGACCGGCCCCCACTGAACGCCCCCGCACTGCGCCGCGCACTCGTCCTACCCGACGGGCTGTGGACCTCGCTCGACGTGGTCACCAGCACCGGATCCACCAACAGCGACCTCACCGCCCGCGCCGACGAGCTGCCCGAGGGCGCCGTGCTCGTCGCCGAGGAGCAGACCTCCGGCCGCGGCCGCCTCGACCGCGACTGGACGGCGCCCGCCCGCTCCGGGCTCTTCGTCTCCGTCCTCCTCAAGCCGGAAGTGCCGGTCCACCGCTGGGGCTGGCTCCCGCTGCTCACCGGCGTCGCCGCGGCGACCGGCCTCGCGAAGGCCGCCGGGGTCGACATGTCCCTCAAGTGGCCCAACGACCTGCTGGTTTCCGTGGCGGGCGAGGAACGCAAGACCGGCGGCATCCTCGCCGAGCGGGCCGGCGCGGACGCGATCGTCGTCGGCCTCGGCATCAACGTCACCCTCCGCGAGGACGAACTGCCCGTCCCCGCGGCCGGCTCGCTGCTCCTCGCGGGCGCGGTCTCCACCGACCGGGACACCCTCCTGCGGGCCGTCCTGCGCTCCCTCGCCGAGTGGTACGGCGACTGGGTACGGGCCGACGGCGACCCCGCCGAGTCCGGGCTCCAGGCGGCCTACGCGGCCGGCTGCGCGACCCTCGGCCGCCGCGTCAGGGCCGAGCTGCCGGGCGAGCGGATGCTGGAGGGCGAAGCGGTGGCCCTGGACGGCGACGGCCGCCTGGTGGTCGCCACGGAGGGCGGCGGCACGGAAGCGGTAGGAGCGGGCGACATCGTCCACCTCCGGACGTAG
- a CDS encoding acyl-CoA carboxylase subunit beta: MSEPAEQYEIDIHTTAGKIADLKRRIDEATHAGSERAVEKQHAKGKLTARERIALLLDEGSFVELDELARHRSTNFGLEKNRPYGDGVVTGYGTVDGRPVAVFSQDFTVFGGALGETYGQKIIKVMDFALKTGCPVIGINDSGGARIQEGVSALGMYGEIFRRNTHASGVIPQISLVVGPCAGGAVYSPAITDFTVMVDQTSHMFITGPDVIKTVTGEDVGFEELGGARTHNATSGVAHHMAGDEKDAIEYVKSLLSYLPSNNLSEPPTFPEVADTEVSDEDRELDTLIPDSANQPYDMHKVIEHVLDDGEFLETQALFAPNILTGFGRVEGFPVGVVANQPMQFAGCLDIDASEKAARFVRTCDAFNIPVLTFVDVPGFLPGVDQEYGGIIRRGAKLIYAYAEATVPLITVITRKAFGGAYDVMGSKHLGADLNLAWPTAQIAVMGAQGAVNILHRRTIEEAGDADKAATERARLMREYEDALLNPYIAAERGYIDGVVMPADTRPQIVKGLRQLRTKRESLPPKKHGNIPL, translated from the coding sequence ATGTCCGAGCCGGCAGAGCAGTACGAGATCGACATTCACACGACCGCAGGCAAGATCGCGGACCTCAAGCGCCGTATCGACGAGGCCACCCATGCCGGCTCGGAGCGTGCGGTGGAGAAGCAGCACGCGAAGGGCAAGCTGACCGCGCGCGAACGGATCGCGCTGCTGCTCGACGAGGGCTCGTTCGTCGAGCTGGACGAGCTGGCCCGGCACCGGTCGACCAACTTCGGCCTGGAGAAGAACCGTCCGTACGGAGACGGTGTGGTCACCGGCTACGGCACGGTCGACGGGCGCCCGGTCGCCGTCTTCTCGCAGGACTTCACGGTCTTCGGCGGCGCGCTCGGCGAGACGTACGGCCAGAAGATCATCAAGGTGATGGACTTCGCGCTGAAGACGGGCTGCCCCGTCATCGGCATCAACGACTCCGGCGGCGCCCGTATCCAGGAGGGTGTGAGCGCGCTCGGCATGTACGGCGAGATCTTCCGCCGCAACACCCACGCGTCCGGCGTGATCCCGCAGATCTCGCTGGTCGTCGGCCCGTGCGCGGGCGGCGCGGTCTACTCCCCCGCGATCACCGACTTCACGGTGATGGTGGACCAGACCTCGCACATGTTCATCACGGGTCCCGACGTCATCAAGACGGTGACCGGCGAGGACGTGGGCTTCGAGGAGCTGGGCGGGGCCCGGACGCACAACGCGACCTCGGGCGTGGCGCACCACATGGCGGGGGACGAGAAGGACGCCATCGAGTACGTGAAGTCCCTGCTGTCCTACCTTCCGTCGAACAACCTCTCGGAGCCGCCGACCTTCCCCGAGGTCGCGGACACCGAGGTGTCGGACGAGGACCGCGAGCTGGACACGCTGATCCCGGACTCGGCGAACCAGCCGTACGACATGCACAAGGTCATCGAGCACGTCCTCGACGACGGTGAGTTCCTGGAGACGCAGGCGCTGTTCGCGCCGAACATCCTGACCGGCTTCGGCCGCGTCGAGGGTTTCCCGGTGGGTGTGGTCGCCAACCAGCCGATGCAGTTCGCGGGTTGCCTCGACATCGACGCGTCCGAGAAGGCCGCGCGGTTCGTCCGTACCTGCGACGCCTTCAACATCCCGGTCCTGACCTTCGTGGACGTGCCGGGCTTCCTGCCGGGTGTGGACCAGGAGTACGGCGGCATCATCCGGCGCGGCGCGAAGCTGATCTACGCGTACGCGGAGGCCACGGTCCCGCTGATCACGGTCATCACGCGGAAGGCCTTCGGCGGCGCGTACGACGTCATGGGCTCGAAGCACCTGGGCGCGGACCTGAACCTGGCGTGGCCGACGGCGCAGATCGCGGTGATGGGCGCGCAGGGCGCGGTCAACATCCTGCACCGCAGGACGATCGAGGAGGCAGGGGACGCAGACAAGGCAGCGACGGAGCGGGCGCGGCTGATGCGGGAGTACGAGGACGCCCTGCTCAACCCGTACATCGCGGCCGAGCGCGGTTACATCGACGGTGTGGTCATGCCCGCGGACACGCGCCCGCAGATCGTGAAGGGGCTGCGTCAGCTGCGGACGAAGCGGGAATCCCTGCCTCCGAAGAAGCACGGCAACATCCCGCTGTAA
- a CDS encoding acyl-CoA carboxylase subunit epsilon: protein MIKVVRGNPTPEELAAALAVVQARAAATAAASAESGGPAAPEGWSDPSRIARSVRHRPGPRAWARSYWPV from the coding sequence GTGATCAAGGTCGTACGAGGAAACCCGACCCCGGAGGAGTTGGCCGCCGCACTGGCGGTGGTTCAGGCACGGGCCGCGGCGACGGCGGCGGCGTCCGCCGAGAGCGGCGGCCCGGCGGCGCCGGAGGGCTGGTCGGACCCGTCCCGCATCGCGCGGTCGGTGCGTCACCGGCCGGGCCCGCGGGCCTGGGCGCGGTCGTACTGGCCGGTGTAG